One window from the genome of Oncorhynchus mykiss isolate Arlee unplaced genomic scaffold, USDA_OmykA_1.1 un_scaffold_177, whole genome shotgun sequence encodes:
- the LOC110515619 gene encoding gamma-glutamylaminecyclotransferase, with protein sequence MTTTLYRNPPSSFRCQFSLPFTWAVKPRQDVMRGFRGAALLTSLLIYVPPVQMTYIFVYGTLKKGQPNYFRMLPDQGNGKAEFCGHARTVDGYPLVIAGKYNIPYLLNRPGEGHRVQGEVYRVDDTMLSFLDAFEGCPTMYQRTSVQIELEDWKVEGRERSPGSMMEAFFYSTTSYQPAWLKHNFYENYDAYGDHGLVYIDREDREIH encoded by the exons ATGACGACAACATTGTACCGGAACCCTCCCTCTTCATTCCGGTGTCAGTTCAGCCTACCTTTCACCTGGGCCGTTAAACCCCGACAAGACGTGATGAGAGGCTTTCGAGGAGCTGCTTTACTCACGTCGCTGTTG ATCTACGTCCCGCCGGTCCAGATGACTTATATCTTTGTCTATGGGACTCTGAAGAAGGGTCAGCCCAACTACTTCAGGATGCTGCCGGACCAGGGGAACGGGAAGGCTGAGTTCTGTGGTCACGCCCGCACCGTAGATGGCTACCCGCTGGTGATCGCTGGGAAGTACAACATCCCCTACCTGCTGAACCGTCCCGGGGAGGGCCACAGGGTCCAGGGGGAGGTGTACAGGGTGGATGACACCATGCTGAGCTTCCTAGACGCCTTCGAGGGCTGCCCCACCATGTACCAACGCACCTCCGTTCAGATAGAGTTGGAGGACTGgaaggtggaggggagagagaggagcccaGGCAGCATGATGGAGGCCTTCTTCTACAGCACCACCTCCTACCAGCCTGCCTGGCTCAAACACAACTTCTATGAGAACTACGACGCCTACGGAGACCATGGCTTGGTGTACATcgacagggaggacagagagatccaCTGA